AGCATCAGGTAGAATTCATACATCTACTGCAACAGTAGCTGTGCTTCCAGAAGCAGAAGAAGTTGATATAAAAATTGATGAGAAAGACCTCAGAATAGACACTTTTTGTTCTTCAGGTCCTGGGGGGCAGTCTGTAAATACAGCTTATTCAGCAGTAAGAATTGTTCATATTCCAACAGGAATAATTGTTCAATGTCAGGATGAACGGTCACAGATTAAAAATAGAGAAAAGGCTATGAAGGTTTTGAGAGCTCGTTTACTTGAGATAGAGAGGCAAAAAAAAGAAGCAGAAAGAGCTGCTGAAAGAAAAGGGCAGGTTGGCACAGGTGAAAGAAGCGAAAGAATAAGAACTTATAATTTTCCTCAGAATAGAGTGACTGACCATAGAATAGGATTGACGCTTTATAAGCTTGAACAGGTTTTAAATGGAAATATTGATGAAATAATTGATGCATTAATTTCATATTATCAAGCGGAAAAACTTAAAGAAATGTGAAAGCTCTTGATAAAATAAGAGAAATTGTCAATAAATTTTCTTTTAATATCAGAGAAGCACAAGAAATTATCTGCCATGTTCTAAAAATTGACAAAATACAACTTTATACTGAAAATCCTGAAATAACTTCTGAACAGGCGCATACCATAAAATCTCTCATAGAAAGAAGATTAAAAAAAGAACCTCTTCAGTATATTATTGGAGAATGCTATTTTTACAATATTAAAATAAAAGTTGGCAGAGGAGTATTAATTCCAAGACCTGAGACAGAGATACTGGTTGAACAGGTTCTTGAGAGACAGAAATTAATTAGCAATACAGGAAATAGAATACTTGATTTATGTACAGGCTCAGGATGCATTGCATTGGCTATCGGTAAAAATGCTCCGGAATTTCAAATTTTTGGTATTGATAAATCAGAAAAAGCAGTTAAGTATGCAACAGAAAATAAAGCATTGAACAATATAAAAAATGTTATTTTTCTCGTTGGTGACATGTTTAATCCTTTCAAAGAAAAAATATTTGCTTGTATTACTGCAAATCCTCCCTATGTGAAAACAGATGAAATTTCTAAATTGCAGCCTGAGATTAAAAATTATGAACCTTTGGAAGCACTGAATGGAGGAGAAGATGGACTTAATTTTTATAGAAAGATTATAGAAAATGCAGAGAAATATCTTCTAAATAGTGGCTTAATTTTTTTAGAAATCGGGCAAGGACAGGCTAAGGCAGTTCAAAATATAGCATTAATGTCTGGTTTTAATGTAATTGAAGTGGTTAAAGACATTGCAGGAATTGATAGAGTTATGATATTACAAAAGAGCAAAAGTCTATAATAAAAAATGAAATGTAAAAAGTATGGCTATCCCTTATGTTTTATTCTTTACATTTTGCTGTTTATATTTATTTTACTTACAGCTCCTGCTTATGCTCAGGAAAATATAATCAATTCTGTTCCTTTTTTCCCTTCAGAGGATTTTCAATGCGGTCCGGCATCCTTAGCCATGATTTTGAATTTTTTAGGGATGAAAATAACTGTAGAGGAAATAGCAAAGGAAATTTACAGCAAAGGTGCGCAGGGAACAGCTGATTTTGATATGATTATGTTTGTTCAAAAAAAAGGTTTTAAATCTAAATATTATAGTGGGAGTCTTGAAGATATAAAGGAAAAAATAAAGGCGAATAAGCCTCTGATTGTAATGACAGATGAGGGATACTGGTTTTACAAAAAGTATCACTTTATGGTAGTTGTAGGATTTGATAGCGAGTCTGTTATAGTAAATTCAGGGACAAAAATGCACGAGAAAATTAACATGGAAGATTTTAAGAAAAAATGGAGCAAAACAGGCTTTTGGACACTTTTAATAGAGAAATAAGGAGGGACATAAGCATGCCCAAAGTTTTAGCAATAGTTCTTGCAGGTGGAAAGGGTGAAAGATTGTTCCCTTTAACATCATTTAGGTCAAAGCCTTCTGTTCCTTTTGGTGCGAGATATAGAATAGTTGATTTTGTTTTAAGTAATCTTGTTAATTCTCAGATTTACTCAATTTATCTTCTTGTTCAGTATAAATCTCAGTCACTTATTGAACATATAAGGCAAAATTGGTTTTTCTCATCTGTTGGAAGTGATCACTTTGTAACAGTTGTTCCACCCCAAATGCGAATGGGTCCTGAATGGTTTCAGGGAACAGCAGATGCAGTGTTTCAAAATATTGGATTAATCAAAGAACACAATCCTGATATTGTTTTAATTTTTGGTGCAGATCATATTTATAGAATGGATATAAGACAGATGATAAAATTCCATATTGAAAACAATGCACATGTTACTGTAGCTGCAAGACCTGTTGCTTTAAAGCATGCTTCATCATTTGGAGTAATCATTACAGATCCGGACCACAGAATTGCAGGTTTTCAGGAGAAACCTAAAGACCCTATACCCATGCCTGATAATCCAGATATGGCTTATGTCTCAATGGGCAATTATATATTCAATGCTGATATTTTAATTGATGCTTTAGTGCGTGCTGAGAAGAAAAAACAGCATGATTTTGGTGCTCATGTAATACCTGACCTTGTGGGAAGGAAATGCAAGGTTTATGCCTATGATTTTGCTAAAAATGAGATTCCAGGAATTAAATCCTACGAAGAACGTGGTTACTGGCGAGATGTAGGGACAATAAGTGCATATTTTGATGCTCACATGGATATGCTTGGAGAAAAACCAATTTTTGAAATTTACAATAAGATGTGGCCTATTCATCCTGCCAGATATGAAGGTCCGCCTGTAAAAATTCTTGATGGAGAGATAAAGAATAGTATTATTGCCGAAGGAGCATTGATATATGGAGGTAAAATAGAAAATTCTTTTATAAGAAGTGGTAGCATAATAGAAAAAGATGTAGAGATAAAAGATTCTCTTATTATGGATGATGTTATTATAAAAAGAAATAGTAAGCTTTACAGAGTTATAGTTGATAAAAAAAATGTTGTTTATGAAGGGGAAAAAATTGGATTTTCAGCAGAACAAGACCGTTTTAGATGTTATATAGACTCTTCAGGGATATGTATTCTTCCAAGAGCAGCAAGATATAATGATTGGATTAAAGAAATTAACCATGCTTAGAAATTTTTTGATTTGTATTTTTTTACTATTTTTTTGTCTTCCCGAACATGCTCAAGCACAGGAAAAGAAAAAGATTTTAATCCTTAATTCTTATCATCAGGGACTAAGCTGGACAGACAACATAGTTAAAGGTATCAAAGAATCATTGAAGGCTATGGAAAATAGTATTGACTATTATATTGAGTATATGGATACTAAGCGTTTTTATGGAGACAAATATTTTGAAAAAATTTTCAATCTTATGAAGCAGAAATATAGTGGAATTAAATTTGACCTGATAATTGTTTCAGATAATGATGCCTTATTGTTCACAATGAAGCATTATCAAAGATTATTTTACGAAATACCTGTTATTTTCTGTGGAATTAATAATTTTAACGATAGTTTGATAGAAAAATACAGAAAATGGTTTACTGGAGTGGCAGAGGAAACAGATGTAAGAGGCACACTTGATATAGCACTCAAGCTTCATCCTAATACACAAAGAGTTTATATTATCAATGATATAACAACAACAGGGCTTGCAATGAAAAAAGGACTCTTAGAGATATTCCCGGAATTTTTAAATAAAATAAGTTTCATTATGCTTGAGAATCCAGATATGAAAGAATTGCAGAAAGAGGTTGAGAAAATTCCTCCAAAGAGTATTATCCTCCTTTTGCTTGTAAATAGAGACAAAACTGGCAATTTCTTCGCTTATGAGGAAAGCCTTGATTTACTTTATCCGCATACTAATTCTCCCATATACAGTGTATGGGATTTTTATCTTGGCAGAGGCATTATTGGAGGGAAATTAACAAGTGCATTTTTGCAGGGCAAAAAAGCAGGGGAGCTTGCTTTACAGGTTTTACAGGGCAAATCTCCTTCTGAGATTCCTGTTGTTAAAGAAAGCCCTAATGAATACATGTTTGATTATAATGAACTCAAAAGATTCAATGTTTCTTTAAATAGACTTCCTAAGGAAAGCAGAATTATAAATCTTCCTGAAAGCTTTTTTGTTAAGTATAGAAAAACATTAACAATGATTACACTGATTTTCATTGGTTTATCTCTGGTAATAGTTATTCTCACAATAAATATATCAAAAAGGAAGAAAATAGAAGAAGAATTAAGAATATCAGAAGAAAAATACAGGGATCTCTATGACAATGCGCCTGATATGTATCATTCTGTTGATAAAAATGGAATTATTATTGAATGTAACGAAACAGAAGCAAAAATGTTAGGATATAAAAAAGAAGAAATAATTGGCAAACCAATAACTTATTTCATGACTGAAGAATCAAAGAAAGCTCAAGCAGAATTTTTCCCAAATATAGAAAAATACAGTTTTATTCAAGTTGAAAGAGATTTTATAAGAAAAGATGGTTCAGTGTTTACAGCATCTTTAAATGTTTATGTTGAGGTAGATGAAAAGGGAAATTTTGTTAAAACAAAAACAATAGGAAGAGATATTACATACAGAAAACAGATTGAGGAAGAACTTAGAAAATCAAGAGAAGCATTAAGAAAACTCTCAGTATATTTACAGAACATAAGAGAAAACGAAAGAAAAGAGATTGCTAAAGAAATTCATGATGAATTAGGACAGTCTCTTACCGCACTAAAACTATCTTTATCGTGGATTAAAAAACGTGTTGAAGATGAATTTTTAAATAAAAAATTTGATGAAACACTGACCATAGTAAATGCTCTGATAAAACAGGTTCAGAATATATCAAATAGGCTACGTCCATCTCTTATTGACTATTTAACTCTTGAAGATGCTATAATGTGGCAGGTTAAAGAATTTGAAAGAAACACTTCTATAGTATGCAATGTTGATATTGCAGAACATGGAATTAAATTATCAAAAAATGTATCTTTAACTCTTTTTAGAATATTCCAGGAAGCACTTACAAATATAGCAAGACATGCAAATGCAACAGAAGTAGATATTAAAATGTTCAGGTCGGAGGCGAGCATTTTATTAATTATTAAGGATAATGGGATAGGAATATCAGACGAAAAAATTAAAAGTCCTGAATCATTTGGTTTAATGGCAATGAGAGAGAGAGCTTATTCTATAAATGCAACTCTTGATATACATAGAAGCTATGAAGGAGGAACTGAGATAATTATTTCAGTTCCTGTAAGAAACAATGACTAAGAGACTGAAAGTTTTAATTGTTGATGATCACACTCTTTTCAGGAAGGGATTAAAAGAGATTCTTCTTGATACTCCTTATATTAAAGAATGTAAGGAGGCAAAAAGCGGATATGAAGCAATTGATATCCTTTCAAAAGAAAGTTTTGATATAGTGTTTCTTGACATTGCTATGTCTGATATAAATGGTATAGAGACCCTAAAAAAAATCAAAATTTTATACCCTGAAACAAAAATACTAATGCTCAGCATGTATCCCGAAGAGCAGTATGCTATAAGATCATTAAAATGTGGGGCTTCAGGCTATCTAACAAAATCTGCAGATCCTGAAGAACTTTTAAAAGCTGTTGATAAAATAATCAAGGGTGGTAAATATTTACCACATACTTTTTCAGAGAAATTACTTCATTATATTGATAAATCTGAAGATATTCCTCCTCATGAAAAGCTCTCAGAGAGAGAATTTCAGGTTTTTTTGATGATAGCAAAAGGGAAAAGTCTTATTGAGATTTCTAAGGAGCTTTCAATAAGTATTAAAACAGTAAGCACCTATAGAGCAAGGATTCTTGAAAAACTTGGACTTGAAAACAATGCTGAAATTATAAACTATGCTATTAAGCATGGTCTGATAGTTTAGATATAACAAAAAAACCTACAAATACGAAAATAAATAAGCCTATTATAAAACTTATCCACCCAAAATTTTTGTATACAATTCCAGGTAAATAAGAACCAAGAACCCCACCTGAGTAATAAAAAGCTATGTATGCTCCATTTATAAGACTTTTCTGTGTTGTTGCAATTTTATTTAAATAACCAGAAGCAACTGAATGGACAAGAAACATTCCAGAACAAAAACCGAACATTGTAATAAATATTAGCAATAAATTAGGTAAACTAAATATTAAAAGAAAAAAACCATAGGTAGCAAAACCAAGAAGCATTGTTTTTCTTTCATTTCCAATCCATTTTATAATTTTTGTTGCGATAAAGGACATAAATATTCCAGTGATGTAACCTGAATAAATAAATCCTATAATCATTTCGCTGCTTTCTCTATCAATGCTTTTTATTCTAAAGGGTAAAAAGTTTGTTATCCCTGAAAAAACAAAAAAAAGGCAGAAAATTGCAATATAAATATAAAAATTTGTTTTATTCATAAAAATAAGCTTAAAATTTTTAAAACTAAAATAGCCTGTTTGTTTTATTTTTGATAACTTTACATCTTCCATAAAATAATAAACAATGGGAAGAACCAGAAGAAGACTTACTGACATTATCTGAAAACAAGTTCTCCAACCAAAATAATTGGCTATAATGCTGCCAATGACTCTTCCAAGAAGTCCTCCAATTGTGGTAAAAGCGATATAATAGGACATAAAAAATTGAATTCTTTCCTTTACAGATTTTAATGCAATATAAGAGGTATTGGAAGTAAGAATTGCTGATATCAAAAAACCTTCTACAAATCTGAGAAATATAACTAAATAAAGATTTACTGCCATAGATATTAAAAATACAGTCAACGAATGTATTAATGCAGCTATAAGAATCATCTTCTTGGGAGATAAAAAATTGAGCAGAATTCCTGAAATTACAGGAATAAATGTAAGGGGAATGAATGTAGCACTCATAATAAGAGATATCGTGTCCATCTCAACGTTAAAAGAATGTCCCAATAAAGGTAAAAGGGGTTGAGGCATATGTAATGCTGAAATTGTAAGTATGGTTGTATAGATTATAGCGATGAAATCCTTAATTGGCATAAATCAAGAATTATCCTTTTTAAAAATTTTCCCTCTTTTATTCCTTCATTGGAGTTTGAAGGAATCTATTCCCTTTGGCTCAAGACAGTAAAAAGGAATTTTACAATGTTATTTTTACTAATTTGTCAAATATGTGGATTGTATCAACAAACCTTATAATCCTCTGATGTGACTCAATTACAATTGAGTGAGTTCTTGCACCACCGCCAAAAAATCTAACACCATTAAGAAGATCCCCTTTAGTCACGCCTGTTGCAACAAAAATTATATTATCAGCTGGAACAAGATCATCAAGAGTGTAAACCTTGTCTTCACTTATATCCATTCCGTAATCAATGGCTCTTTTCTTTTCTTCCTCATTTCTCCAACGCATTCTTGCCTGCATCTCTCCACCAAGACTTTTAACTGCTGCTGCTGATAAAACTCCTTCAGGTGCGCCTCCAATTCCCATGAGGGCATGAATTCCTGTGCCTTCAACAGTTGCTGCAATAGCTGGTGTAATATCACCATCTGAGATAAGTTTTATTCTTGCGCCCGCTGCACGAATTTCTCTAATCAGATTTTCATGACGTGGCCTGTCAAGCACGACTACAACAAGGTCATCTATGTCTCTTCCGAGCGCTTTTGCGAGAGCTTCAAGATTTTCTTTAACAGATTTTCTTATGTCAACCATTCCTTTTGCCTGCGGTCTTACAACTAATTTTTCCATATAAGTATCAGGACAGTAAAGAAGTCCATTTCTGTCAGTTACAGCCATGACTGTAAGGGCATTGGGCATTCCAGTAGCACAAAGATTTGTTCCTTCAAGAGGATCAACTGCTATATCAACCTCAGGACCTGTTCCATCTCCAACTTCTTCACCTATGTAAAGCATAGGAGCTTCGTCTCTTTCTCCTTCACCAATGACAATTCTGCCTTTGATTGGTAAATCATTTAATGCTTTACGCATGGCAGTTACAGCAGCCTGGTCTGCTTCTTTACGATTTCCCTTACCCATAAGTCTTGCTGACTCAATTGCTGCTAATTCACAAACTCTTAAAATTGCTGGAGTTAAATTACTGTCCATTTTTTTTTAGCCTCCTAAGATTTTTTTGAGGTAATTGTACTAAATTGTGAAATCACTTTTTTTACATTCTCTGAACCACACTTGGGGCAGGTTATTTTGGATTTTTCCATCTCCATTACAGTCATTTTGACTGTAAAAGTTTTGCCACAATTCATGCACTTAAATTCATAAATTGGCATAACCCACCTCCTGAGTTTGTTCCAAATCTGCCAAAGGCAGGTTCGGAATTTTCCCTTCAGCTTTGCCGCAGGGAGAAGTATAAATCTATATAATATTATTTTATCTTTAAGTTTTATTCTCGTCTATAAGTATCTCAATAAGAATTTCTATAGGACTTGTGCCATTTTTATCAGCGATTTCTCTGAGTGTATCCATTTCTTTCGCATTTATTCCCTTGTTTTTCAGTTTAGCTAATGCTTTCTGAAGGTCAATTTTATTTTCTGCGCAGATTTGCTTTAAAGTTTTCTTACCAAGACCTTTCCCTTCAAACTCTTTAATTATTTCATCTCTTGTCCATTTTGAGGTTTTAGTCTGTTTTGTATCACTTTTTTCCAGTGGTTTTGAGTCAACTGACGTGATTTTCCCTTCAAGAGGTTTTAAAATCTCATAAATCTGAAGGGGGCTCAGCCTGTTATTTTTAGCTATTAGTCCTATACTTTCCTTTGTGGAGTTAATTTTTATTCCTTTTTGAGTTAAGGCTATGGTTGCCTGCTTGAGGTCTATATTTCTTCTTTTAGAGAACTCTTCAAGGGATAGCAACTCTGCATGTCCAAATGGTGGTTCATATTCTGGGGACTTTATCCATGCATTTTTAAGATAATCAGAAAGGTCTAACAGGAAGTTGAAGGGAGGAAAGGGTTTCAGTGAGCCAATAAAACTCAAAATTACAATCGCGCAAACAACAGTAAGTTCTTTTCTAAGATTCAAGGCTTTTTTAGCTTTGCTGTAAATATAATTTATGAGCACATTCCAGTTATAGTAGACGTGAAAAAAAGCAGTGAGCATGAAAACAATACAGAAAATAATATGCATATTTGTCCAGTCTGTCTTTGTGAGACCTAAAAACTTCCAGTTTATCCAGTAAGCAATTCTTCCCTGTGGTGTAAAATAAAGAATAATACCTGAAATAAAGGCAAAGACAAAGGAAAAAGCAGTAAGCAGGCTTACAAATCCTCTAAAATTAATAGATTTTTTCATGTTGAACTCCTTTGATTGCCAATTGGTTTTGATTTGTGTCAATTTCAAATAAGGTTAAGTCTTTAGCTTTCTGAGAAGATAACATATTGATATTCTTGAGTTTTATTTCATTTTTTTCAATATCCAAATTATCTTTTGGTAATAAAAAAGCTTCTTTAAGCTTATCCCAATCCTTATCTCTGATAGTTACAACTCTGTTAAGAAATATACTTATATAAATTCCATTGATCATGGTGACCTGTGTCTCTTTTAATTTTTTATGTGCAATTTCAATATATTTTTCATCAATATCTATGCCGATAAATCTTCTGCCGAGTCTCTTTGCTGCAATCGCTGTTGTCCCTGTGCCTACGAATGGATCAAGAATAACATCTCCTTCATCACTGGTCATTAAGAGAAGTCTTTCAATAAGATGGACTGGTAACTGACATGGATGTTTGTCTCTTCTTTTTCTATGCCTTATTCTATGAATATCTGTCCATACATCAGAAACAAGAGGGCCAAATTGATGCATCTGAGCTTTCTTACCTCCGTAATCCTGCAAAATATACTTGCACTTTCTACATCTTTTATGGAGCATTCTTATATCGTAAAATTTGAATTTATCAGATTTAACATAATATAAAATTCCGTAATGGTTTGGTAAAAGAGTTTTACCACGGGGAGACCCCATTGCATCCCATGCTATCCAGTGTCTAAAAATGGCTATTTCATTGAGATAAGAACCAAAATATATCAACCATTTTGGGATATTATGCACAAAAATAGAACCTGTTGGTTTTGTAATTCTTACCATCTCATAAAGCCATTCTTTACACCATGAAAGATATATCTCTACATCATGCTCATCATAGTAGCTGTTGTATTTCTTTTTTAGATTGAAAGGAGGGTCTGCAAAGGTAACATCAACGCTGTTGTCAGGGATTTTTCTCATTATCTCCAGACAGTCGCCAAAAATGATTTTATTTAAAAGACTTTTTGAAAAATTTTTATTTTGCATTATTAGAAACTTTTTTCTTCTAAGTAATTATTTCGTCCATTCTTTCAGTTTTTTTACAATTTTTAGATCCTCTTGTTCTTCCCGCCATTCTCTTATTATTTTATTTATGCTTTTTTCTAATTCTTCCGCTGACATTTCTTCTGGCTTATTACATGATACACCATTTGAGCTAAAAAATTCGTAAATTTTAAATAAAGGATTTTTTTGTCTAAATTCAATTACAGTAATACCTTGATTTTTTGCTTCGTCTTTCATCATTTCTGTTAATTTATCTGTTAAAAATAGATTGACATTTCTCGAAAAAGCTTCATCTCCAATTTCTGGATTACCGATTCCGAGTAATTTTAATTCAACAGTCAAAGCTTCATTTTTATCATTGAGCACGATTGCATCTATTTCTCTGTTTTTGACTAATCCTTTTTTCTTCATTTCCTCATTTGTTAATATATATCTTTCATCGGGTATATTTATCATTTTAAATATGACGAATAATAAGCCTTTTTCAGTTTTCTTCCCTACTTCGCTCCAAGCTCCTCCTTGAATTGTTAATTTCATAGCTGAAATGATGTTCATAAAAAATAAACTTTCAATGTAATCTAGACTAATCTTTTCTTTGTCTTTTTCTATATTGATTATCATTTGATATAAATCTTCAGAATTCTCAAATTCTTCTAATAATAATTGTAAGGCTTTAATATTTTTCTTGCCTAAATCTAAGCATACTCTTTTTGCTGATGTTCCTCCTGTCATATTTTTTACAGTTTTATCATTAAGTCCGCCAAACCATAATAGCTTGAATTTATTATTCTTCCCTTGTTTTTTATAGGTATCATCCAGGAGTTTTTCAAGCCAATTATTGCCTTTTCTTTTATATTCAAATATTTCTGAAATTAACTTTTGTGCTTTATCAAGAAATCTTTTATTTATTGTTGCTAATACATACGTTCTATAATCCTGTCCTGTAAGAACTGAATGGACTATTTTACCTATTAATTCTTTCATTACTCTTTGATCCTTATATCTTCTGGGATTTTTTCTATTGCCTCTGATATTTTATCAATATTTTTTAATAATCTCTCATTTGAAGGTTTTTTACCTCTGGTAGAAGTTCCAGGATTATTTTTTATTTGTTCTTTAAAATGTAACATTAATTCTTTCACTATTTGAGAAACAAAGTTATCATCATTTGCAAATATATGGGTTTCCTCTTTTTTTTGCATTACTACAATATACTCTTCATCAATTTTACCAATATCTGCACTGGTATATTTTCTCGTTTTATCAATGTTTCTAAAAATCGTTTTTATTGGGATAAATCCGATTTTTTTAGCCATTTCTGTAAAGAACTTATGGCTTTCAATTAATTCATATTCCAAACTTGAATTTCCTACAACAATTACACAAAATTTATCTCTCTTTAAAACCCTATTCATTTCTATCATTGATCGGAGCATATCTCCTAAGTATTCAGACAATAATCTAAATCTATTATTTATAAAATGGGAATGCCCCCCTATTTCATGTTTTCTGAAAAGATCAAAATCCATACCAAGCCATAACATATTGTACATGTGAACTCTATAATAATCTAAAGCATTAACATAAGGTGGAGATGTTATGATTAAATCTATTGAATTATTTTCTATTGATAAATTTCTTGCATCACCACAAATAACTTTAACATCGGGAGGGTCTTTAATAACTTTAGACATCTGGCTAAGAATCTGCTGCATAGATTTTATTTTTTTAATAAATAATTCATCCACATTAATACCGTTTCCGTTCTCTACCAATGACCAAATTGTTGATGACAGAGCAATTCTTCCTAAGTCAAACAAGTCATAATACCCTTCTTCTTTAATTTCTATTAGAGTCTCTCTTATAATTTCTAATTTTGAAATTATGGTTTTATTAAAAATCTTACTTACTTTTCTATTGGGAAGACCATTAATTGTTCTATCTATGTTTCTATAATCTAAATCTAAATATTTTTTCATTTTTATTAACTTTTCATTAAGATATTTAAATTCATCCTTTTTAATTAAAGTTGTTTTAACTTTCGCTATCAGAGCAGCAAGCGGATTCAGGTCGTTTCCAATAGAATTTCTATCGTTTAAAAAAGCCTCTACCAATGTAGTACCACAACCGCACATAGGATCCAAAACTCTTTCTCTTTCTTTTGTAAAAAGTTTTATAAAAGTTAAAGGAATCTGAGGTATAAAACGAGCAGGATAGGGATGAAAAGTGTGAGTTAGATATTGAGTTGAAAAACTCTTAAAGTCCCAATCAATGTTCTCTAAAATTTCTAAGGCTTCGTCAGAAGAATACTTTTTTTTATTTATTAAATCCAAATAATTCTGCTCATTTGAAAAACTC
The Thermodesulfovibrio yellowstonii DSM 11347 DNA segment above includes these coding regions:
- a CDS encoding DNA methyltransferase C1, giving the protein MKIDRKMLFKNSNQLILESFSNEQNYLDLINKKKYSSDEALEILENIDWDFKSFSTQYLTHTFHPYPARFIPQIPLTFIKLFTKERERVLDPMCGCGTTLVEAFLNDRNSIGNDLNPLAALIAKVKTTLIKKDEFKYLNEKLIKMKKYLDLDYRNIDRTINGLPNRKVSKIFNKTIISKLEIIRETLIEIKEEGYYDLFDLGRIALSSTIWSLVENGNGINVDELFIKKIKSMQQILSQMSKVIKDPPDVKVICGDARNLSIENNSIDLIITSPPYVNALDYYRVHMYNMLWLGMDFDLFRKHEIGGHSHFINNRFRLLSEYLGDMLRSMIEMNRVLKRDKFCVIVVGNSSLEYELIESHKFFTEMAKKIGFIPIKTIFRNIDKTRKYTSADIGKIDEEYIVVMQKKEETHIFANDDNFVSQIVKELMLHFKEQIKNNPGTSTRGKKPSNERLLKNIDKISEAIEKIPEDIRIKE
- a CDS encoding DNA-methyltransferase, which codes for MRKIPDNSVDVTFADPPFNLKKKYNSYYDEHDVEIYLSWCKEWLYEMVRITKPTGSIFVHNIPKWLIYFGSYLNEIAIFRHWIAWDAMGSPRGKTLLPNHYGILYYVKSDKFKFYDIRMLHKRCRKCKYILQDYGGKKAQMHQFGPLVSDVWTDIHRIRHRKRRDKHPCQLPVHLIERLLLMTSDEGDVILDPFVGTGTTAIAAKRLGRRFIGIDIDEKYIEIAHKKLKETQVTMINGIYISIFLNRVVTIRDKDWDKLKEAFLLPKDNLDIEKNEIKLKNINMLSSQKAKDLTLFEIDTNQNQLAIKGVQHEKIY
- a CDS encoding CfrBI family restriction endonuclease, yielding MKELIGKIVHSVLTGQDYRTYVLATINKRFLDKAQKLISEIFEYKRKGNNWLEKLLDDTYKKQGKNNKFKLLWFGGLNDKTVKNMTGGTSAKRVCLDLGKKNIKALQLLLEEFENSEDLYQMIINIEKDKEKISLDYIESLFFMNIISAMKLTIQGGAWSEVGKKTEKGLLFVIFKMINIPDERYILTNEEMKKKGLVKNREIDAIVLNDKNEALTVELKLLGIGNPEIGDEAFSRNVNLFLTDKLTEMMKDEAKNQGITVIEFRQKNPLFKIYEFFSSNGVSCNKPEEMSAEELEKSINKIIREWREEQEDLKIVKKLKEWTK
- a CDS encoding DUF4405 domain-containing protein, whose protein sequence is MKKSINFRGFVSLLTAFSFVFAFISGIILYFTPQGRIAYWINWKFLGLTKTDWTNMHIIFCIVFMLTAFFHVYYNWNVLINYIYSKAKKALNLRKELTVVCAIVILSFIGSLKPFPPFNFLLDLSDYLKNAWIKSPEYEPPFGHAELLSLEEFSKRRNIDLKQATIALTQKGIKINSTKESIGLIAKNNRLSPLQIYEILKPLEGKITSVDSKPLEKSDTKQTKTSKWTRDEIIKEFEGKGLGKKTLKQICAENKIDLQKALAKLKNKGINAKEMDTLREIADKNGTSPIEILIEILIDENKT